A genome region from Gloeocapsa sp. PCC 73106 includes the following:
- the accC gene encoding acetyl-CoA carboxylase biotin carboxylase subunit, with amino-acid sequence MQFNKILIANRGEIALRILRSCEEMGIATVAVHSTIDCHALHVQLAHESVCIGPPTSSKSYLNIPNIIAAALARNATAIHPGYGFLAENARFAEICADHKLTFIGPSPEAMRAMGDKSTAKKTMQAAGVPTVPGSPGLLADEQQAQKIARKIGYPVMIKATAGGGGRGMRLVRAESDLARMFQAAQGEAEAAFGNPGVYIEKFVESPRHIEFQIFADSYGNVIHLGERDCSIQRRHQKLLEEAPSLFLSTELREKMGQAAVMAAKSINYVGAGTVEFLVDKFGNFYFMEMNTRIQVEHPVTEMITGLDLIAEQIRVAQGEKLSLTQAEVELKGHAIECRINAEDPDHDFRPNPGKISAYLPPGGPGVRMDSHVYTDYEISPYYDSLIGKLIVWAPTRQDAIRRMQRALRECAITGVPTTIGFHQKILRVPAFIAGDVYTNFITEHLPKI; translated from the coding sequence ATGCAGTTCAATAAAATCTTAATAGCGAATCGAGGCGAAATCGCCTTACGTATTTTACGTAGTTGCGAAGAAATGGGAATTGCTACAGTGGCAGTCCATTCAACTATTGATTGTCACGCACTTCACGTGCAGCTTGCCCATGAAAGTGTATGTATTGGTCCCCCTACTTCTAGTAAAAGTTATTTAAATATTCCTAATATTATTGCCGCGGCTTTAGCTAGAAATGCAACAGCTATCCATCCAGGCTACGGTTTTTTGGCGGAAAACGCTCGTTTTGCCGAAATTTGCGCTGACCATAAGTTAACTTTTATCGGTCCTAGTCCAGAAGCGATGAGGGCGATGGGAGATAAATCTACCGCCAAAAAGACTATGCAAGCCGCTGGAGTACCCACGGTTCCCGGTAGTCCCGGCTTACTAGCTGATGAGCAACAGGCGCAGAAAATCGCCCGTAAAATCGGTTATCCTGTGATGATTAAAGCTACCGCAGGGGGAGGCGGTCGAGGGATGCGTCTAGTTCGAGCTGAGAGCGATTTAGCGCGTATGTTCCAAGCCGCTCAAGGAGAAGCTGAGGCCGCTTTCGGTAATCCAGGCGTTTATATCGAAAAATTCGTAGAATCTCCTCGTCATATCGAGTTTCAGATTTTCGCCGATAGCTATGGTAATGTTATTCATCTCGGAGAAAGAGATTGCTCGATTCAACGACGTCATCAAAAGTTACTAGAGGAAGCTCCTAGTCTCTTTTTAAGCACGGAATTAAGGGAAAAAATGGGACAAGCTGCGGTTATGGCGGCTAAGTCGATTAATTATGTGGGCGCAGGAACGGTAGAGTTTCTGGTGGATAAGTTCGGTAATTTTTATTTCATGGAAATGAATACCCGCATTCAAGTAGAACATCCTGTCACAGAAATGATTACGGGATTGGATTTAATCGCTGAACAGATTCGCGTCGCTCAGGGTGAAAAACTTAGTCTAACTCAAGCTGAAGTTGAACTCAAAGGTCATGCGATCGAATGTCGCATCAACGCCGAAGATCCTGACCATGACTTTCGTCCTAATCCAGGTAAAATCAGCGCTTATCTCCCCCCAGGAGGTCCAGGAGTGCGGATGGATTCCCACGTCTATACTGACTATGAAATTTCTCCCTACTACGATTCTTTGATTGGTAAGCTCATCGTTTGGGCCCCCACCCGTCAAGATGCTATTCGACGGATGCAAAGGGCTTTGAGAGAATGCGCGATCACCGGAGTCCCCACGACTATCGGTTTTCATCAGAAAATTCTGCGCGTTCCGGCTTTTATTGCAGGAGATGTTTACACCAACTTTATTACAGAACATTTACCAAAAATTTAG
- the psbV gene encoding photosystem II cytochrome c-550, with translation MLKRLIWVIIAVAFFTVHLPLNQAMAVELNEDVRTVKLNPQGQEMVISLQEAELGKRIFNDTCSQCHLGGRTKTNPNVGLRLEALEGAEPPRDNVVALVDYFKYPMTYDGEEEITLLHPNTERSDIFAEMRNLTDADLKALAGYILIQPKVRGVEWGGGKVYN, from the coding sequence ATGTTAAAGCGATTAATCTGGGTAATTATAGCCGTCGCCTTCTTTACTGTTCATTTGCCTCTTAACCAGGCGATGGCAGTAGAATTAAATGAAGACGTACGCACAGTTAAATTAAATCCGCAAGGCCAGGAAATGGTCATTAGTCTACAAGAAGCAGAACTAGGGAAGAGAATATTTAACGATACCTGTTCTCAATGTCATTTAGGTGGAAGAACCAAAACCAATCCTAACGTGGGTTTGCGCTTAGAAGCTCTAGAAGGTGCAGAACCGCCTAGAGATAATGTTGTAGCTCTAGTAGATTATTTCAAGTACCCCATGACCTATGATGGAGAAGAAGAAATAACTCTGTTACATCCTAATACCGAGAGAAGCGATATCTTCGCTGAGATGAGAAATCTCACCGACGCCGATCTCAAAGCCCTAGCAGGATATATTCTAATTCAGCCCAAAGTACGTGGAGTTGAATGGGGAGGCGGTAAAGTTTACAACTAA
- the rplL gene encoding 50S ribosomal protein L7/L12 yields the protein MSVATDEILEKLKSLTLLEASELVKQIEEAFGVSAAAPVGGGMMMMAPGAAPAAAAAEPEEEQTEFNVVLEEFPADKKITILKEVRAITGLGLKEAKELVESVPKAVKEAIAKDEAEKVKKVLEDAGAKVSIK from the coding sequence ATGTCCGTAGCAACTGATGAAATTTTAGAAAAACTAAAGAGTCTAACTCTTTTAGAAGCGTCTGAACTAGTGAAGCAAATCGAAGAGGCCTTCGGTGTGAGCGCTGCCGCCCCCGTTGGTGGTGGTATGATGATGATGGCTCCTGGCGCAGCTCCTGCTGCCGCGGCTGCTGAACCAGAAGAAGAACAAACGGAATTTAACGTCGTTCTCGAAGAGTTTCCCGCCGATAAGAAAATCACCATCCTCAAGGAAGTTCGCGCTATCACCGGTTTAGGACTCAAAGAAGCTAAAGAATTAGTGGAATCAGTACCTAAAGCTGTTAAGGAAGCGATCGCTAAAGATGAAGCCGAAAAAGTCAAGAAAGTACTCGAAGACGCCGGCGCTAAAGTTAGCATTAAATAG
- the rplJ gene encoding 50S ribosomal protein L10 — MGRSRESKVEIVKELKERLSQTQMAIVIDYQGLSVAEIMDLRDRLRPTGTDCKVTKNTLMSLAVEGDRNWEAMNQFLKGTSAFLLVRDDLGGAIKAYQKFQKDTKKTEFRGGVMQGQALNEQQVQAITELPTKEELMAQIAGALNSLATKLAIGVKEVPSSLCRGINEVPVSIGRGIQAIANKEQENAINKE; from the coding sequence ATGGGTAGAAGTCGTGAATCAAAAGTAGAGATAGTCAAAGAGCTCAAAGAAAGATTGAGTCAGACTCAGATGGCGATAGTTATCGACTATCAAGGACTATCTGTAGCAGAAATAATGGATTTACGCGATCGCCTACGTCCCACAGGTACTGACTGTAAAGTCACCAAAAATACCTTGATGAGTCTAGCAGTAGAAGGGGATAGAAATTGGGAAGCAATGAATCAGTTTCTCAAAGGAACGTCAGCCTTTTTGCTAGTTAGAGACGATCTCGGTGGGGCAATCAAAGCTTACCAGAAGTTCCAAAAAGATACCAAAAAAACCGAATTTCGCGGTGGTGTCATGCAGGGTCAAGCCCTCAACGAACAACAGGTTCAAGCTATCACCGAATTACCCACCAAGGAAGAGTTAATGGCTCAAATCGCAGGAGCGCTTAATTCCTTGGCGACTAAACTGGCTATCGGTGTGAAGGAAGTACCCTCTTCCCTCTGTCGTGGTATTAACGAAGTACCAGTATCCATCGGTCGTGGCATTCAGGCGATCGCCAACAAAGAACAAGAAAACGCAATTAACAAGGAGTAA
- the rplA gene encoding 50S ribosomal protein L1: MTKKLSRRFKEALAKVEPRAYQPQEAMELLKETATAKFDETAEAHIRLGIDPKYTDQQLRTTVTFPKGTGQSVRVAVIARGEKVKEASDGGADVVGSEELIDEILQGRMDFDLLIATPDMMPKVAKLGKTLGPKGLMPSPKGGTVTNDLKEAIAEFKAGKQEFRADRTGIVHVMFGKSSFPPEDLLENLKALQETVDRNRPSGAKGRYWRSVFVSSSMGPSIEVDFSALRDLKLSES; the protein is encoded by the coding sequence ATGACCAAGAAATTATCTCGCAGATTTAAAGAAGCACTAGCAAAAGTAGAACCTAGAGCATATCAGCCCCAAGAGGCAATGGAACTGCTCAAAGAAACCGCAACCGCTAAATTCGATGAAACCGCAGAAGCTCACATTCGTTTGGGAATAGACCCTAAGTATACCGATCAACAACTTCGCACAACGGTTACTTTTCCCAAAGGGACAGGACAAAGCGTCAGGGTGGCTGTGATCGCTCGCGGTGAAAAAGTCAAAGAAGCTAGTGATGGCGGAGCTGATGTAGTAGGATCGGAAGAATTGATCGATGAAATCCTTCAGGGAAGAATGGATTTTGACTTGTTGATAGCTACCCCTGATATGATGCCTAAGGTGGCTAAATTGGGGAAAACTCTAGGACCTAAGGGTTTAATGCCTTCACCTAAAGGCGGTACCGTAACTAACGATTTAAAAGAGGCGATCGCTGAATTTAAAGCGGGTAAACAAGAGTTTAGAGCTGATCGCACCGGGATAGTCCATGTTATGTTTGGAAAGTCTTCTTTCCCCCCAGAAGACCTCTTAGAAAACTTAAAAGCATTGCAGGAAACAGTCGATCGCAATCGCCCCTCAGGCGCTAAAGGACGTTATTGGCGCTCAGTTTTCGTATCTTCTTCCATGGGTCCCTCCATTGAAGTAGACTTTAGCGCTCTACGAGATCTGAAATTGTCGGAATCATAA
- the rplK gene encoding 50S ribosomal protein L11, whose translation MAKKVVAMVKLALPAGKANPAPPVGPALGQHGVNIMAFCKEYNAKTADQPGMIIPAEISIFEDRSFTFILKTPPASVLIKKAAGVERGSNQPNKQKVGSITKEQLREIAQTKLQDLNANDMDAAMKIIAGTARNMGITVQD comes from the coding sequence ATGGCAAAAAAAGTAGTCGCAATGGTTAAATTAGCACTGCCCGCAGGCAAAGCTAATCCCGCCCCTCCCGTTGGTCCCGCCTTGGGTCAGCACGGCGTCAATATTATGGCTTTTTGCAAAGAATATAACGCAAAAACAGCTGATCAACCCGGGATGATTATACCCGCAGAAATTTCGATCTTTGAAGATCGCAGCTTTACTTTTATTCTCAAAACACCCCCGGCTTCAGTACTGATTAAAAAAGCCGCAGGGGTAGAAAGAGGTTCAAATCAACCCAATAAGCAAAAAGTCGGTAGTATCACCAAAGAACAACTCCGAGAAATAGCCCAAACCAAATTACAAGACCTCAACGCTAATGATATGGACGCTGCCATGAAAATTATCGCCGGGACAGCCCGCAACATGGGCATTACCGTCCAAGACTAG
- the nusG gene encoding transcription termination/antitermination protein NusG, translated as MSFSGDQPQEIEQQNQLAPKARWYAIQVASGCEKRVKANIEQRIRSFNVADRVIQVQIPHTPTVKIRKDGSRQHLEEKVFPGYVLVQMVMEDDAWQVVKNTPHVINFVGSEQKRNYGRGRGHVRPLPLSSTEVERIFRQAEGQEPVVKINLDVGDNIMVLSGPFKDFAGEVIEVSPERQKLKALLSIFGRETPVELEFNQVEKQS; from the coding sequence ATGAGTTTCTCTGGGGATCAACCGCAAGAAATAGAACAACAAAATCAGTTAGCACCAAAAGCGCGCTGGTACGCGATTCAAGTAGCTTCAGGCTGCGAAAAACGTGTCAAAGCTAATATCGAGCAGCGTATCCGGTCATTTAACGTAGCTGATCGAGTCATCCAAGTGCAGATTCCCCACACGCCAACGGTAAAAATTCGCAAAGATGGCTCTCGTCAACACCTTGAAGAAAAAGTTTTTCCTGGATACGTTTTGGTGCAGATGGTTATGGAAGACGACGCTTGGCAAGTAGTTAAAAACACACCCCATGTGATTAACTTTGTCGGCTCGGAACAAAAACGCAATTACGGACGGGGTAGAGGTCACGTCAGACCCCTGCCACTATCATCTACAGAAGTAGAACGTATTTTTAGACAAGCAGAAGGGCAAGAACCAGTAGTAAAAATTAATTTGGACGTGGGAGATAATATTATGGTTCTCTCGGGCCCATTTAAAGACTTTGCTGGAGAAGTAATCGAGGTTAGTCCCGAAAGACAAAAACTAAAAGCCCTATTGTCTATCTTTGGGAGAGAAACACCGGTAGAATTAGAATTCAATCAAGTTGAGAAACAGTCTTAA
- the secE gene encoding preprotein translocase subunit SecE yields the protein MAKKEIASQEKVELKEQKSKTESVNFFTLTKQELAKVVWPSRQQLISESVAVILMVTLVATIIYLVDNLFSWAAGKVF from the coding sequence GTGGCAAAAAAAGAAATAGCAAGTCAAGAAAAAGTCGAGCTGAAAGAGCAAAAAAGTAAAACAGAGTCAGTAAATTTTTTTACTTTAACCAAACAAGAATTAGCTAAGGTTGTTTGGCCTTCTAGACAGCAATTGATCAGCGAATCAGTGGCTGTTATCTTGATGGTGACTCTTGTAGCAACGATTATCTATTTGGTAGATAACCTATTTTCGTGGGCAGCAGGAAAGGTATTTTAA
- the rplS gene encoding 50S ribosomal protein L19, translating to MKAQELIQAIEAPHLKPEIPLVYIGDTVKVGVKIQEGGKERIQPYEGVVIAKRHGGINATMTVRRVFQGVGVERVFLIHSPLVTKVEVLRRGKVRRAKLYYLRDRVGKATRIKQRFDRPTETKKK from the coding sequence ATGAAAGCACAAGAACTGATTCAGGCGATCGAAGCCCCTCACTTAAAACCGGAAATACCTCTAGTTTACATAGGTGATACGGTGAAAGTGGGCGTGAAAATTCAAGAAGGCGGTAAAGAAAGGATTCAACCCTATGAAGGGGTCGTCATCGCTAAACGGCATGGCGGTATTAACGCCACAATGACAGTAAGACGAGTATTCCAAGGCGTAGGAGTAGAAAGAGTATTTTTAATTCACTCACCTCTGGTGACGAAAGTGGAAGTACTCAGAAGAGGGAAAGTTAGAAGAGCAAAACTCTATTACCTGCGCGATCGCGTCGGCAAAGCAACCCGTATTAAACAACGCTTTGATCGTCCTACAGAAACCAAAAAAAAATAA